The following are encoded together in the Narcine bancroftii isolate sNarBan1 chromosome 10, sNarBan1.hap1, whole genome shotgun sequence genome:
- the rbp4 gene encoding retinol-binding protein 4 — protein MLRCLDLALLAALFSASSGFTKSDCVVDNFHVKENFNKTRYAGKWYAFAKKVPLGLFLETDIRADFRIENGTMIAKAKGRVTLLPDWIVCAEMMGTFNDTENPAKFQLKYWGAAEYLQKGNDDHWIIDTDYDNYAITYTCRKLYENRTCADSYSFVFSRNPMGLVPETQQIVRKWQDHICLAFKYKRVLQTDSCP, from the exons ATGCTGCGGTGCCTGGACCTAGCGCTCCTGGCGGCCCTGTTTTCCGCTTCCAGTGGCTTCACCAAGTCCGACTGCGTGGTGGACAATTTCCACGTGAAGGAGAACTTCAACAAGACCCGG TACGCGGGGAAATGGTACGCTTTCGCCAAGAAGGTTCCGCTGGGTCTTTTCCTGGAGACTGACATTCGCGCCGACTTCAGAATTGAAAACGGAACGATGATCGCCAAAGCCAAGGGACGGGTCACTTTACTGCC GGACTGGATCGTATGTGCTGAAATGATGGGGACCTTCAACGACACAGAGAACCCCGCTAAGTTCCAACTGAAGTACTGGGGAGCGGCCGAGTACCTCCAGAAAGGCA ATGATGATCATTGGATTATTGACACGGATTATGATAACTACGCCATCACATATACATGCCGAAAACTGTATGAAAACAGGACTTGTGCTGACAGCTATTCATTTGTGTTCTCGCGCAATCCTATGGGTCTGGTCCCTGAAACGCAGCAGATTGTCCGGAAGTGGCAGGATCATATCTGTCTGGCATTCAAATACAAGCGAGTTCTTCAAACAG